In a genomic window of Quercus lobata isolate SW786 chromosome 4, ValleyOak3.0 Primary Assembly, whole genome shotgun sequence:
- the LOC115986205 gene encoding uncharacterized protein LOC115986205, translating into MIRDRLRATQSRQKSYYDIKRKALELEIGDKVFLWVAPMKGVMRFGKKGKLSPRFIGSFEVLERVGEVAYRIVLPLALLGIHNVFHESMLRKYILEPSHVLSYEPLQIRDDLSYEEVPVKILDRKEQVLRNRTISWVKVLWKNLSLKEAS; encoded by the coding sequence ATGATTCGTGATCGACTACGAGCAACCCAAAGTAGACAAAAGAGCTATTATGACATCAAAAGGAAGGCTTTAGAACTTGAAATTGGAGATAAAGTTTTCCTATGGGTTGCACCAATGAAAGGTGTAATGAGATTTGGCAAAAAAGGAAAGTTAAGCCCTAGGTTTATAGGGTCTTTTGAGGTCTTGGAGAGAGTGGGTGAAGTTGCATATAGAATTGTCCTACCACTGGCCCTGTTGGGAATTCATAATGTTTTCCATGAGTCTATGCTAAGGAAATACATTCTTGAGCCTTCACATGTTTTGAGCTATGAGCCTCTTCAGATTAGAGATGATTTATCATATGAAGAAGTTCCGGTAAAGATTTTGGATCGTAAGGAGCAAGTGCTACGCAATCGAACAATATCATGGGTAAAGGTGCTTTGGAAGAATCTTTCACTGAAAGAGGCATCTTAG